GAGATGGAAGTCGCTCGACGGCTGGCGACCGAGATCGAGGCCTGCATCGCCTTTGCGCGACATCGATCGCGTTCGCACGCTCCGGCGGCAATCAGCGTGCTGGGCGCAGCAAGCACACGCGCCACGATCATGGAGGCCATGTCGCGACGCTTCAGCCAGGCCTTGGCTCAGCCGCTGGATGGGCGGGGGCAGGAGATCGACGGAACCCTTGCCGGCGCGATCGGCCTTGCGCTCATGGAGGATCTGGCATGATGGGCACGAACCTTCTGCCACAACACCGCGTCAATGCGCGCCGCCTCCGACGTTGCATCTCGGCATGGACGGGTACGCTCGGCTGCCTCGGCCTGCTGGTCGGCGCCGGATTGGTTGCTGCCCTGGCGACGCGTGCGCAGCCGCCCGCGATGCCCGCGGGGCTGACCCAGCAAGCCGAATCGCTCGAAGCCGAATTGCAGGCCACACGGGAGGAGATCGCCATCCTCAAGGCCACGCGGATGGCCCGGAACCGGGCGGCGGCGTCGCTTCGGTGGGATCCGCTCCTGGACATCATCGCCGCGCACACCGGAACAGACGTCCGCCTGCAATCGATCAACGTGCAACCCCGTCGTGGCCTCACGGGCACGTGGTCGCTGTCGATGGCAGGGAGCGCCGCCACCAAGCAACACGCCGCCGACCTGGCGGCACGCTTGGATGCAACCGGGCTGTTCGAGAGCGTTCGGCACGCCGTCACGTCGCCAAGAACGCCCAGCGATCGACCCGGCTTCTCGATCGAGTGCGTCATTGCGCCCAAGGCAACGACAGGAGGCGCCCCATGAGCCAGGCGCCGAACCACAAGCCAGTCCATACGCGCATCATGCCAGGCCATATCCATGGTCTGGGTGCAGTGGGCCTCCTCACACTCGGGGGCATTGCGTACGCGTTTGGCATCTCGCCGTCGTTACGCGCAGAGGCCCAGGCCGCCGCTCAGCGAGAGGCCATCGTGCGGGCCGGTGAACGCGTGCGAGCGCTGCGGCAGGATCTCGGCGACGCGCAGGTCGAGCTCGACTCGCTGGAGTCCGTGGTCGGCGACGGACCGCTGGAAAGCGAACGACTGGTGGGCCGGCTGACGGAGGTTGCCGCGGATTTCGGCCTGACGCCCATGGGTGTGGATCGCTCAAGCACCGAGTCAGCGGGCGATCTCGTCCAGACGCGGCTGACGCTCAATGCTGTGGGATCGTTCTCGGACATCGATGCGTTCGTTTCGGGCTTGCGTGCGCAGGTCCCCACGGCGTCGATCGATGGCTTTGCGATCGTACCGGCCCCGATGGAGTCCCAGGGCCTGGCATTGGTGGCGACCGTGCTGGTATATGCGCCCCAGCCGTCAGCCTCGGACGCATCGACCGCGCGAGCCAACGAATCCGCTCGATCGGAAGTCCAGCCGGATCGATAGCTTTGGCGACATGGCACTGAACAAGGAACGCAAGGTACTGCTGGGACTGCTCGGCTCGGCTGGCTTGATCCTGGCCATCGATCAACTCCTGCTGTCGCCGCCCAGTGGCGCGCAAGCGAGCAATGCAAACCCGACTGTGCCGACGCCAGCCGACTCCGTGCCTGCTTCGTCGTCCGATACGTCAACGCCCGTCTCGACGGGCACGGGCCTCTCCGAACAGGCCGCCCGGCAATGGAACGAGAAGCTGCACGCCGCACTGGATGAGCATGAGGTCACGCCCGACCTCGACCCCTTCACCGAGGTCGTCCATTCCGCGGATGACGCAGGCGAAGCGGGCCCGATGTCCGTTGAGGCCTTCCTGAGCCAGCATCAACTCTCTTTGGTACTCCTGAGCGGGGACACCAGCGTTGCGATGGTGAACGGCAAGCCCGTCCGTCTGGGCGAAGAGATCGAGGGTTATCGGCTGATTCGCGTGGATTCGCGCTCGGCCGTCTTCCAGTCGGGGACCCAGACGGCGGAACTGTCGCTGCCGAAGCAGACCAGCGGGGGCACGCCATAAGCAGAGCGTGCGGCTTGTAGTGATTATGCGGGCCGGATTCGTCGATCAGTTGCTCGTGCGGAGTGGATTCGTGTTCGATTCGTGTCGATGACACAACAGGAAAGCACACCAGGGCCCATCGAGGCTCGTTTCGGAGGTTAGCACCATGGTTGTTGGGATGATGCGCACACGTCGGGCTGGCTTCAGCTTGATCGAGTTGGTGATCGTGATTGCGATCCTGGGAATTCTGGCGGCCGTGGCCGTGCCTCGCATGAGCCGCGGTGCCGCCGGCGCCACGTCTTCGCGACTGCGCGCCGATCTGTCGACGATGCGTAGTGCGCTCGAGCTGTACTACGCCGAGCACAACAACACGTACCCGGCGGTCGCCGACTTCGAGAACGCACTGATCAATCAGTACACCGACGTCGACGGCAACCTGAACGCGACCAAGACGGGCGTGTTCATCTATGGGCCGTACCTGAAGGAAGTGCCCACCATCCAGGTGGGTCCGCAGAAGGGCAA
This window of the Phycisphaerales bacterium genome carries:
- a CDS encoding type II secretion system protein, translating into MVVGMMRTRRAGFSLIELVIVIAILGILAAVAVPRMSRGAAGATSSRLRADLSTMRSALELYYAEHNNTYPAVADFENALINQYTDVDGNLNATKTGVFIYGPYLKEVPTIQVGPQKGNNGVAAADAAGIAWLYNETTGEITPNTGTATDDTGTLYSTY